In the Arachis hypogaea cultivar Tifrunner chromosome 20, arahy.Tifrunner.gnm2.J5K5, whole genome shotgun sequence genome, GTCAAAGAGGAAGTTTATGGTGCTCTTGATTCCTATGTTGCTTGGGAATTAGAGTTCCCTTTAATTACTATGAAAAAGGCACTCAAGACTCTAGAAGATCAACAAGAGTGGAAGCGGGTGATACAGGTACTTAAACAAAGAAATGCTATCCATGTAAACTTTTAGGTAGCGGTTGTTTCAGAGACTTGGACAGAGACTGGGAGATTGTAATTCAGTATTGTGTATGGTGGTCAgtgactggtactaaaattttagttccGCGACATAAAATTTTAGTCCCGAGACATAAAATTTCAGTCCCTTCAGTACCTCCAGAAAGTGTGGACACAAGAgaattgaaattttttataacggagactgaaactttaataacatttcttGTCAAAAACACCTTcatttaacttttcaaatttCATCTACCCGTCAATCTCCATATTTATCTTAAAAGTAGACATAATAGTGAGACATAACACAGTTCAATAAATTTTACACTAAACGCAATACAAAGACTTAATTTAGTCTTTGTCTCCCAGTCTTAGTCTCTTAGTCTATCAGTCTCAGTCTCTCTTCAAAACGCAACCTTAATGCCTTTGTCTTCATTCATGTTGTATTCACCAGGTTGTTGGATGTCATCTTCAGGAACCAGagctatttaatttattttgagtttatttttttaatttatattttgtttaactttCTAATGTCTTATGTTGCTGTGTATATTCGATCTGGGAATATCCTCTAAATTAGTTCCCGCGTATACAAATTACCGATGGAACTGTAGGTAACAAAGTGGATGTTAAGCAAAGGCCAAGGTAGGACTATGGGAAGCTATTTCACATTATTGAATGCATTAGCAGAAGATGATCGAATCGATGAAGCTGAAGAGCTTTGGATGAAGTTATTAATGCAGTATATGGAAAGCTTGCCTCGTAAATTCTTTGATAAAATGATATCTATCTACTACAAGATAGGCATGTATGACAAGATGTTTGAGGTATTATTCTGATTTGTGATTTTATGTCAATATAAATAATTTGCACCTTTATAATCTGCTTACTAGTCATGAAATTCCCAAATTATAGGATATTACTTGTTCAACCGGTGAAATATATTTAGGAGGAGAAACtttattacagacaaaaaataaatgataattacaagaataaaagataaataaaattaaagagcTATATAACCAAGACAAGCTAATTGCTAGAAAATATTCAAACTCTCTAAATATCCACCAAATATCATCCTGAAACAGACATGATCTGATTGTAGGTTTTTGCTGATATGGAGGAGCTTGGTGTTCATCCTAATTTGACTGTCGTGCAAGTGATTGGAGGTGTCTTTAAGGAGCTGGGCATGTTGGACAAATATGAGAAGATACACCAAAAATATCCACCACCTAGATGGAAATATAGATACGTCAAAGGAGGACGGCGTATAAAAATCAAGGTGTCTGGTCAACCTTATCAAGGCAACTACAGAGAAGAGAATGAGCATGCAAAGGtaaatggtgaatcaaatttgGACTTAGACGACAATGATACATCAGAAGAGACTTCAGAGTTAGAGGAAGTTGATGAACAATTCAACCAGGACGCCAATACAAGAACCATGGAATCTAAACAAATATCAGATGATTCATTTGAGACTAAGGAACCAGTGTTAGATGTATAATAGTTCGGGAAAGATGATTTAAGATAATTCAATACTTGATGAGTTTCCATTGGCAGTTATTTCTGTCATAGTTGGAATGTATTGTATACATGCCTCTATCATGGAAGGATGGAAAGTGTTAAGGACATAGAATGGAGACACTCTTGGGTAGGGGTGGCAATATGCACTCTACCCATGGCTACCCAACCCGACCCAACTAGGCTAGGTAGAATTGTGGGTAGGATTCTTGTGCGGGTTGAGTTCTACCCTATTCGACTAATTTgcactctatatatgtatatgttatatacttatataaaaatatgtttcaagtGGATATTAAACtaaagacctctcactaaatgcaaaagatccttaGACACTAAGGCTGTATTTGTTTCTGAGAATAGAACAATATAAGACATtgaaaataagacataaaagaTAGAAACAcataaatttagtatttttgtattctgtttggtgacaaagtagaataaattataaaaatttaatttattctttttttttattaaaaaatttgagaaaaaaatataataataaaaaaatacaattataaaaacttaacaagaataatgaaaaaaagtaaaaaataaattgtgtcccTTGGTAGCGTCTCTGTATCCTTCTTAGTGTTTTCTGTGTTTTTTTGTCACgacaaaaataaaatacactAATTGTGAGTGGACACAATTTTTTGTTCATGTTTCATTTGTTAAacatgattttgtgtctctgtgttCCTGTTTTAGTGTCCTGTTTCTGTAAACAAATGTAGCTTAAGAGAagattattaattgataatttaatacgttttttttttatataaaattcaattatattttaaattatcgtCAAGTTATGCAATAATATTGTATCTTTTTGGTAACCCGCGAGTAAGGTAGGATATCCACAGGTTAAGAACAGGTAGGGTTAAGGTTGGAATATTCTCAACTCACGAATAGAATATTgttgaatttatataaaaatatcaatttgCGAGtagagttagggttagggtttgatcTAAATCCTACTTTACCTTAACCATTACGACCCCTACTCTTGGCTTTGGGCCAGAAGAGCATATTTTTGAAACTCAGGTATTCTACAACGGGGAAAACCAAGATTTGATGTTCTTCTCTAGCCAGCATCAATGCTGAATGAACGTGGGCGTTTGGCTCAAAAATTTTCTCAAATACATGGTTATATGGAGATTGGGGTTGTTGTTATGATTTGGCAGATTTATTTCAAATTGTTGCTTGTATAAGAGGTTCATAAGATTTATACAAATTGAACTTTCATAGTCATAGTTATAATGCCATTAGTTGATGGTTATATACCAAGTCTGAAAATTTTAGCATTGGGCACAGGAATTTATGATCTACCTCATACAATGACATTTAGTAGTGAATCATCATGTGCTTGTgcatacttttctttttcaaaattgaaaaagaatgttATTCTTAAAGAACGTAAGTCAAGATAAGTCATTAAGAAAGCAAATTATTTagcatttaaattaataatactatATTTGACTGAGTAATTGAGTTGTGTAAGGGCAATATGACGATTTGGTGGCATTTGCTtatgttcttgtatggatacatGAGGGAAGAGCTCGGTTCCTGGAAATTGACGCCGAATTGTTATTTTCGGTGCCGGCCTTTGAGCCTTGTGGAAGTTTGAGCTTTACTCCAAGGGGATGTCCAATTGCGCGGAGCGTGAGCAAGAAAcaaggggggagtgtacctgcaaaggcactccgaaatttaagtcagtattgagaattcaattgTGTCCCTAAGAAGAAGATGTTATACCTTTATATGCGGAGTGAAACAAGTCGGTTATGTTTCTATTTCATCGTCTGAATTGAAGAATAATAATAAGGCTTAATGGATGATAATGTCTAGTCTGTCGTTTTGATTCTAGTGTGTAGGCCGTTGAGCTCGGTTTGTAACGTGTAATGTCGAGCTGTACTTTATTTGGCCGAGTTATGagtcattgataaaccactattttatgatttattttgtgctcaattgagtgattttatcaattcttcgcccacttattcatatgaaattgcatggttttacaattccttccttatgatatgatatatgtgaaaacatgttttctttgaccttaattttattaatattaattccccctttataccattcgatgtcttgatatgtgtgttaagtgttttcagagattacagggcaggaatggcttagaggatggaaaggaagcatgcaaaaatggaaggaatacaagaagttgaagaaattgctaagctgtccagcctgacctcttcgcactcaaacggtcataacttgagttacagtggtccaaatgagatggttctagtttcgttggaaagctaacatctggggcttcgcaacgatatataatttgccatagcttcctggtgcgcagaaattgtgattacactttgattatgtaaaattcatcgctctttctttccctggtaatggcgccaaaaacatgatgccaataccatggttcacaacttcgcacaactaaccagcaagtgcactgggtcgtccaagtaataccttacgtgagtaagggtcgaatcccacagagattgttggtatgaagcaagctatggtcaccttgtaaatctcagtcaggcggatataaaatagtaatggggttttcgaaaataattaataaaacagggatagaaatacttatgtaaatcattggtgagaatttcggataagcgaatagagatgttttcgtccctctgaacctctgctttcctgctatcttcatccaatcagtcttactcctttccatggctggctttatgtaatgcatcaccattgtcaatggctactttcggtcttctctcgggaaaatgatccaaatgccctgtcacggcacggctaatcgtctggaggcatcacccttgtcaatggttacatcctatcctctcagtgaaagtggtcaacgcaccctgtcacggcacggctattcatctgtcggttctcgatcatgctggaataggatttactatccttttgcgtctgtcactacgcccagcaatcgcgagtttgaagctcgtcacagtcattcaatcattgaatcctactcggaataccacagacaaggtttagactttccggattctcttgaatgccgccatcattctagcttacaccacgaagatcccaatatcttggactcggtcccctgtattagtaatctaagagatactcgttcaatcgaaggtagaacgggagtggttgtcaggaacgcgttcatagggaatgatgatgattgtcacattcatcacattcaggttgaagtgcgaatgaatatcttagaagcaaaataagatgaattgaatagaaaacagtagtactttgcatcaatctttgaggaacagcagagctctacaccttaatctatggagtgtagaaactctaccgttgaaaatacataagtggtaaGAGAGTTCATTGGCCTCGGCCCCAGAGGGAAACCGAAGTAACCAAGACTGTCTGTGATCCGCAGATGaaactcaggatgtctaatacaatagtaaaaagttctatttataataaactagctactagggtttacagaagtaagtaattgatgcataaatccacttccggggcccacttggtgtgtgcttgggctgagctttaactttccacgtgcagaggccatttgtggagttgaacgccaggttttgatccatttctggcgttcaactctggttcttgatccatttctggcgctgaactccagaattgggcagagagctggcgttgaacgccagtttacatcatctatcctcgagcaaagtatggactattatatattgctggaaagccctggatgtctactttctaacgcaattggaagcgcgccatttcgagttctgtagctccagaaaatccactttgagtgcagagaagtcagaatccaacagcatcagcagtccttcttcaacctctgaatctgatttctgctcaagtccctcaatttcagccagaaaatatctgaaatcacagaaaaacacacaaactcatagtaaagtccagaaatatgaatttaacataaaaactaatgaaaacatccctaaaagtaactagattctactaaaaacatactaaaaacaatgccaaaaagcgtataaattatccgctcatcacaacaccaaacttaaattgttgcttgtccccaagcaactgaaaatcaaataggataaaaagaagagaatatacttataaattccaaactatcaatgaaatatagcttcaatcatatgagagggacttatagctttttgcctcttgaatagttttggcatctcactttatccattgatattcagaatgattggcttctataggaactcagagtttagatagtgttattgattctcctagttcagtatgatgattcttgaacacaacttctttatgagtcttggccgtggccctaagcactttgttttccagtattaccaccggatacataaatgccacagacacataattgggtgaaccttttcagattgtgactcagctttgctaaagtccccaattagaggtgtccagggttcttaagcacactctttttcttttgctttggaccttgactttaaccgctcagtctcaagttttcacttgacacctacacgccacaagcacatggttagggacagcttggtttagccgcttagaccaggattttattcctttaggccctcctatccactaatgctcaaagccttgggatcctttttatttgtca is a window encoding:
- the LOC112784422 gene encoding pentatricopeptide repeat-containing protein At4g21190, whose translation is MHALRVSPLLIAKTFQAMEIPSSTRSTVVCAAKGPRPRYPRVWKTHKRVGTINKAAKLVETIRQLSNVKEEVYGALDSYVAWELEFPLITMKKALKTLEDQQEWKRVIQVTKWMLSKGQGRTMGSYFTLLNALAEDDRIDEAEELWMKLLMQYMESLPRKFFDKMISIYYKIGMYDKMFEVFADMEELGVHPNLTVVQVIGGVFKELGMLDKYEKIHQKYPPPRWKYRYVKGGRRIKIKVSGQPYQGNYREENEHAKVNGESNLDLDDNDTSEETSELEEVDEQFNQDANTRTMESKQISDDSFETKEPVLDV